The window GGGCTGATACCGGCTCATCAGCGATGATAAGCCTGGGTTCTACCGCCAGGGCCCTTGCGATGCCGATCCTCTGCCGCTGTCCGCCGGAAAACTCATGGGGATACCGGTTTGCATGGTAATCATCCAGCCCTACCTTCCGCAAAAGGCCCAGGACCCTATCCTTCCGCTCTTCCTTTGACGACGTCAGCCCGTGAATGACCAGAGGCTCCGCAATGATATCAAACACCGACATCCTTGGATTCAATGAGGCATAAGGATCCTGAAATACCATCTGGACCTTTTTACGCACCGGACGCATCTGCCTGCTGTTATAGCCGGAAATATTTTCTCCGTCAAGAATAATCTCACCGGAGGTCGGTTCTTCCAGCATGCAGATCCCTCTCCCCAGAGTGGACTTTCCGCAGCCGGATTCTCCCACGATGCCGAATACCTCCCCCGTTTTTGCCTCAAAGGAAACTCCATCCACAGCCTTTACATACTCGGTTTTTCCGAATTTGCGGCCGGAAACGGGATAATAAATCTTCATATCCTTAACAGTTAAGAGGTTTTCCGTCATTTGTCCTCACCACCCTTCCCTTCACAAAGCCAGCAGCGGCTCACATGGCCTCCGCCCATTAAAAAAAATCCCGGTTCCTCTTTCCTGCACCTGTCAAAGGCCTGGGAACACCGCGGCGCAAACTTGCACCCCTCAGGCATGAACCTGGGATTTGGAACATTGCCGGGGATGGATTCCAGCTCGTCAACCGAAACCCCCAGCTTTGGTATGGAAGCCAGAAGCCCTCTGGTATATGGATGGGCAGGTGCTGCAAAAATTGATCTTACATCCCCCTTTTCCACCACCCGTCCGCAGTACATGACCGCCACTTCGTCACAGGTCTCCGCCACCACGCCTAAATCATGGGTAATAAACAGGATAGAGGTTCCGGTTTCCTTTTTTAAGTTGTTCATCAGATCCAGAATCTGGGCCTGTATCGTTACATCAAGAGCTGTGGTGGGTTCATCGGCAATCAGCACCTGAGGCTTGCAGACGAGAGCCATAGCAATCATGACCCGTTGGCGCTGCCCTCCGGAAAGCTGGAACGGATATTCCTTCATCATCCGCTCTACTCTTGGAACACCGGTCGTACGAAGCATATCCTCTGCCTTTTTATAAGCCTCCTTCCTGGAAATATTCTCATGCTGAAGCACGCATTCCGTCAACTGTCTTCCGATTTTCATAACCGGATTTAGGCTGGTCATTGGCTCCTGGAAGATCATGGAGATCTTGCCTCCTCTTAATTTCCTTCTTTCTTCTTCTTTGATCCGTACGATATCCCTGCCGTCGAGAATGATATCTCCTCCAACAATCCGGCCTCTGGTTCCCATTAATAAGCCCATGACAGACAGAGCGGTAACGCTTTTACCGCTTCCAGATTCACCTACGATCCCTAAGGTAGCACCTTCCTTCAGTTCAATGTCTACGCCATCCACGGATTTTATGATTCCGCTGTCAATATAAAAGTAAGTATGAAGATTCTTAATTTCAAGTATGTTTCTCTTTTCTTCCATATGGTTACCGCCTCCTTATTAATCCGTAAGCTTGGGGTCCAGGGCATCACGCAGACCGTCACCGAGAATGTTAAAGCTCAGGACCGTAAGAAAGATGGCAAGGCCGGGAAACAGAGTCGTGTGGACACTGGTCATCATATAGGTTCTTCCATTGGACAGAAGCAAGCCCCACTCGGGCGTGGGCGGCTGGGCTCCCATGCCCAGAAAGCTTAAGCTGGAGGCTGTCAGAATGGAGGAACCAATGGACATGGTATACTGCACGATAATGTCCGGCACCGCTCCCGGCAGAATATGCTTGAACAGGATCCTGGCATCCGAAGCCCCCAGATTTCTGGCCGCATGGACAAACACCATATTTTTAAGAGACAGCGTCCTTCCTCTTACAAGCCTTGCAAAAGTGGGAGTGGAAAATACCGCCACAGCAATGACCACATTATACAGGCCGCTGCCAAGAATTGCCACAATGGCAATCGCCAGAATGATCCCGGGAAATGCAAACAGGGTATCGCAAACCCTCATGATTACGGAATCAATCATACCGCCGTAATAACCTCCCATAAGGCCTAAAATGGTACCGCACACCGCTCCCGCCGTAACCGCAAGCAGGCCGATGGAAAGTGAGATCCTGGCTCCGCATAAAATCCTGGAAAACAGATCTCTGCCAAATTCATCGGTTCCGAAAAAGTGAGCCGGGCCGGGCCCCTCAAGAATGGAAGAATAATCATATTCATTGATGCCGTAAGGCGCCAGAACCGGTCCCACCAGAGCGAGTATTGCCAGGAACAGCACAAATACCAGCGCCGTAACCGCATTTTTCTGCCTTCTGAACTTTCGCACCATCTCAGATACAGGAGTTTTTATATCTGATCCTTTTTTTATTTCCTTTTTTTCAGCCATACGATGGAACCTCCCTTAACCAAGCTTGATTTCCGGGTTGAGGATTGCATAAAGGATATCTACAACCAGGTTGATGATGATAAACTGCAAAGAAAAAATAAGGATCAGTGACTGAATGGCCGGATAATCCCGGTAGTTGACCGATTCAATGAGAAGGGATCCAAGACCCGGATAAGCGAATACCGCTTCCGTAACCACAGATCCTCCAAGAAGATAACCAAACTGAAGCCCCACCACCGTAACCACTGATATCATGGAATTGCGAAAGGCATGTCTCCAGGTTACGGCCTTTTCCTTAAGTCCCTTTGCCCTGGCTGTCCGTATATAATCCTCTTTCAGAACCTCTATGACAGAGGATCTTGTGAACCTTGCGATCACTGCCGCTATGCTGATGCCCAAGGTGATGGAGGGAAGGACCAGATTCTTAAACTTTCCTGCTCCTGTTGTGGGAAACCAGCGGAGCTTTACGGCAAATATCATGATCAGAAGAAATCCCACCCAGAATGCAGGAAGTGAAATACCTGAAACCGCTACGGTCATACCCGTATAGTCCTGCCATTTTCCCCTGTTTTTTCCGGACCATACGCCAAAAAACACACCGGCCAGGGTACTCCAGATAAGACTTGTTGCAGTAAGGACAAGGGTATTCCAATATCTGGCCCCTATTTCAACTGAAACCGGACGTTTGGTACGCAGAGAATTCCCCAGATCCCCTTTTAAAAGTCCTCCGATATACCGGATATACTGAACTGCTATGGGCCTGTCAAGGCCAAGCTGGACCCTGACGGCCTCCACATCCTGCTGGGTGGCCTGCTCCCCCGCCACCAGCCTTGCAGGATCACCGGGAATCATCCTTACAAAGAAAAAAACAAAGGTTATTACAATGATCAGCGTGGGGATCGTTCCCAGCACGCGCCGGTATGTAAACTTGAGCATCCTTCTCATCTCCTATGATTCTATGGGGCAATGCGGCAAAGGTGCCCTGGTAACAAGACACCCCCGCCGCATCAATGATTCCACATCCATTTATTTGGTCATTTTAGCATTCTTCATGTTAATGGCGCCATCGGGATAGATCTTTACTCCTGACAGCTTACTGCCGGTCACCCATGTATTGTAATCCAGCGAAACACATACCAGGGGCACATCCTCCCAGATAATATCCTGCGCTTTTGCATAAGCCTCTCTTCGGACCGAATCATCCGCACTCTGAAGACCTGCCTTTATGCACTCTTCCAATTCCTCATTTTCGTAATAACACATGTTATAGCTCATGGGCGGCTGTGATTCCCTGGCAAGCAAAGGCCTGATTCCCCAGTCAGCATCACCGGTGGAAGGAGACCAGCCGGATAAATAACACTCAACCTCTACCTCTGAGCCCGGGCCGGTAGCCCCCTGAACCTTTTCATTTACAATGGCGCTTTCCATACCGTTCAATTCCAGATTGATGCCGGCCTCAGCCAGCTGCTGCTTGTAAAACTCAGCCTTTTTCTGGTTGGCGGAAGTATTCTGATACATGAGAGTGGTTGTAAAGCCATCGGGATATCCGGCTTCTGCCAGAAGTTCTTTTGCCTTTGCCGGATCATAGGCAAGGGGATCATTTCCCTTGTAATATTGTACTGCCGGACCAATGATAGACGTAGCCGGCGTTCCCAACCCATTCATAACGACCTGGACATAAGCTTCCTTATTGATAGCATAGCTGACTGCCCTGCGCACCCTTACGTCATTGAAGGGAGCTTTTTGGTTGTTCATCATGAAATACCATACCACAATGCCCTCTCCCTGATTTACCGTCACATTGGAGTCTGTCTTCAGCGCCTCAACGCTTTCCGTGGGAGCCGGCCATATGATCTGTGCATCTCCGGACTGGATCATAGCCACACGGGTCGCATCCTCTCCCACGGGTTTAAAGGTAATGGTTTTAAAGCCGGCATCCCGGTCTGCCAGCGCTGTTCCTCCGCTGATATCCGGATCATAACCCCACCAGTCCTTATTCAGCTCCAGCGTCAGGTGATCACCTGCCACCCATTCCACAAATTTATATTGTCCAGTGCCTACGGGAGCCTGGGCGCAAACTTGCGGCCCCGCTTCGATCTGTTTGGGGCTCATGATCACACAGGCCGGATGAGCCAGGTTATTGATAAATGCGCCGAAAGGTGATGTTAAGGTTACCTTAATGGTATAGTCATCGACCTTATCCACATGATCCAGGGTATTGCATAAAAATGTGGTGCGCTTTAGCCCAAGCGTCTTATCGCCCCACTTCGTAAAGTTTGCAATGGCTGCCTCCGCATTCCATGGAGCTCCATCCGTAAAAGAAATTCCCTCCCTCAACGTGATTGTAAACTCGGTGGCATCCTCATTGGCCTCGTAGCCAGTGGCAAGCATGGGATAAATTTTCATTTCATCATCAAAGCCAAACAAGCCGTCCATCATCATACGCTGAATGCCGCCGGAAAGGGTATCACTGGTATCCATAGGATCCATAGTTGTAAAATCAACTCTCACCGCAGCGGTGACGTCCATGTCCTGAGAAACCGAATCTCCCTCTGCCCCGGCCGTAGTCTCCGCAGCTTCGGAAGCAGATGTTCCGCCAGATTCTTTCTGCGTTCCTGATGAAGAACCGCAAGCCGTAAGCAATGTCATTGATGCAGTGAGCATTGCCGCTGTCCACAACGTTAACCATCCTCTTTTCATAGCATTTCCTCCTCATTTTTCTGGTTATACAAAAAGAGCAAGGCAAGCCCCTGAACCGGTAAGCTTCCTTGCTTTTAAGCCATTTTATACGCAGCGTTTCTGATTTGTCAAACAAATCTCCGGCAGCAAATACCTCCTCTCTGTAAAAATTAAGATTCTGAATCTTTTAGGTTGTTTTAAGGGGGCATTATTGATATAATATGCCCAATAACTTTATGAGGAGGTAGGAAAACGATGCTGAAAACGCCCAGATACCATGCTTTGATCGTATGTATAAGCGCCGCCATACGCCTGGAGTTCCAGTCGTATCTTCATTCCATATTGGGTAAATATATCTCTTTTGATACCATTGACCTCTATCAGGTCCATACGCCCTCCCAGATCACTGGATACCAGTGCATTTTATTCTCCAGCGCCTATGTAAAGAGCGCCTTTCCCCTTCAGGTTCCTGAAGATGTGACGCAGCTTATCTGTACCCGGACCTTTAACCATGCGTTTTTAGATCAGATCATCCGGATCCCTCCCGGCGAAAGAGTTTATCTGGTTAATGATGTGGGCGAATCCATTCCAACCCTCATTGAACAGTTTCGGGAGGCAGGAATTACTCAGTATCAGTTTATCCCCTATTATCCGGGCTGCGGCGAAACGGATGAATCCATACAATATGCCGTCACTGTTGGGGAGCCGCAGCTGGTTCCAGCTTATATAAAAAATGTAGTCAATATAGGAAACCGCATCATAGACATCTCGACCATCAATGAATTATGTGTCTGCTTCCACTTACCGGCCAGTCTTTCCAACCAGATCACCCAGGGATACATCAACCGCATCCTGCAGATCACCAAGCTGACCGGAACCTATTACAGCAATTATATTTTTTCCCATCAGCTGCTGCAGGCTGTCATTCAAAACCTTTCCCAGGGGATCTGTCTGATCTCTTCGGAAGGGGAAATCACCATGATGAACCGGCAGTTCTCCCTGGACCTGGAAATTCAGGAATCGAATGCCTGCGGGAAGCAGTTTTCCGACTTACTTCCCGCTAAGTATTCTTCCTTAACTTTCTGCCAGAGCGCGGATTATGAACTGGAAAACAAAAAAGGGAGCATTCTCGGATTAAGCATCCTGGAACTCTCCCTTCCCAACCATTCCCCTCTTTATCTGATCACCAGCAAAAATACCCCTCTGTCTCAGGACGAGGAACGGCGGCTTGCCTTTAAACGGGCTGACAGCCAGGAGGCCCACTTTTTAAACAATGGTTTCTCAAACATCCTGACCGCCACAGTCCAGGTAAAAAACATGCTGGAATATGCCCGGCGCCTGGCTCTCTATGATTTTCCGGTGCTGATCCAGGGAGAAAGCGGAACACAGAAAAAGATGATCGCCGCAGCCATACACAGGGCCTCCAACCGAAGACAGAAGCCCCTTGCAGTTTTCCATTCTTTCTGTGAGCCCCCGGAAAAAGGCACATTAGGCCATCAGCTGACCGGAGTCCTCAATTCCTCAGACAAAGGAACGCTGCTCATCCAACGGGCTGAGCTCCTTTCCCTTGAAATGCAGGATCTTCTCATTGAAGTCCTGCAAAACAGCAGTCAGGAGACCCCTTTTTTTCAGAGCCGCCCTCTTTCCAATTTCCGCATCATTGCCACTGCCGGGCACGACTTATATGAGGATGTTCTAAACGGCGCCTTCCGGGAAGAGCTGTTTTTTCTGCTGAACACAGCCTCCATTGACACCATTCCCCTGCGGGAAAGAAGAAAGGACATCCCTTTACTAATGGAGCACTTCTTTCAAAACCTGTTCCACGATACCAATCTTCGTCTGAAAGATATTATATCCCCAAGCCTGATGGATTTTCTGTTAAGCTATGATTATCCTGGAAATGTTCAGGAGCTCCTAAATCTCACCCGTTTCTTTTTCACCAATTATGCGGCTCATCCCCTGATACTCTCCCAGCTGCCTTCCTACATCAGAAAACGGCTGAAAAAGCCCCTGTCCGGACAGAGTGCTGTTAAAAACTCCATTCTGTCCCTGATTGCCGCCTCACCCCGTATAGGCCGCTCCGGCATAAAGGAAGTGCTTACCCTGCGGGGAACCGTTTTAAGCGAGGGAAAGCTGCGTTCTATTTTAAAGGAGCTTTCCGACGAAGGCCTCATTAAAATCAACCGCACCAGAGGAGGGTGCGAGATCACAGAACTGGGGATGACACTGCTTTAAATGTTATTTCAAACCGGATCCGGGCTATGCATGATATTTCAGTTTTGTATCCACAAGAAAGTCAATGCCCAGCCCAGCCGGTTCTCTTCTTATCTCTTGGCTTTCACGGTCAAACAAGTCCGGATATTTGGATACCAGGGGCCATTCCTTGCTGACCAGACGGTTCAGATGATGGTTTAACACTCCGTGAAGCCGTTCAGAATCCTTTGCAAGGATGGCATCCACCATTTCTCTGTGCTGCTTTACAACCCCTGGCTCAATTCCTGAATCCGCCATGGCCAACATCCGGATCCTTCTGTAATGGCCGGAGTTGGCAGCCAGAATATCATTGCAGTATCCTTTGTTGGCTCCATCGTAGAAGATGGAATGAAAATACATATCCTCTGCCAGAAATCCACGGATATCTTTCTTTTTTTCAAGCTGCTCCTGTCTGTCTAAAGACATCTCCAATGCGGTGATCGCCTTTAAATTGCATACTGCCATAAATTCCAGCATTACATTTTCTTCCACGCAGATCCTCAAAAACCGCTCATTGCGGACCTTATCATAATCAATCTTGGATATCATAGTCCCGCGCTGGGGAAGAAATGTAATAAGCCCCTCCTTGGAAAGGCTGATCAATGCATCCCTGACCGGAGTTCTTCCAACCTCATAGGACTCGCTTATGTCCTTGATACTGAATATCATTCCAGGGCGCAGCTTTAAATCCAGTATATCGGATCTCAATACATCATAAATGGTATCTTCCTGGTTGTTTTCTGTGCCGCCCATGAATGCCTCCCGTTAATAACTTAATACTTCCCTGTACATCTTCAGGGCTTCGTTTGAATTATAATTATAATACAAAAGTATATCAAGCGCAAATGGTGAATAAAGAAATCCATTTATTTTCTTAGAAAAATACATGCCGGCGATCTCAGACAGCGCCCTGACAGTTGATTCACTCTTGTAGCCCAACAATCTCCACAGAACCACCTTTTCCCTTCTGGTGTAGATCCCCTCCTCCTCTTCCTCAAGGTAATGAAAAATC of the Lacrimispora indolis DSM 755 genome contains:
- a CDS encoding sigma 54-interacting transcriptional regulator — protein: MLKTPRYHALIVCISAAIRLEFQSYLHSILGKYISFDTIDLYQVHTPSQITGYQCILFSSAYVKSAFPLQVPEDVTQLICTRTFNHAFLDQIIRIPPGERVYLVNDVGESIPTLIEQFREAGITQYQFIPYYPGCGETDESIQYAVTVGEPQLVPAYIKNVVNIGNRIIDISTINELCVCFHLPASLSNQITQGYINRILQITKLTGTYYSNYIFSHQLLQAVIQNLSQGICLISSEGEITMMNRQFSLDLEIQESNACGKQFSDLLPAKYSSLTFCQSADYELENKKGSILGLSILELSLPNHSPLYLITSKNTPLSQDEERRLAFKRADSQEAHFLNNGFSNILTATVQVKNMLEYARRLALYDFPVLIQGESGTQKKMIAAAIHRASNRRQKPLAVFHSFCEPPEKGTLGHQLTGVLNSSDKGTLLIQRAELLSLEMQDLLIEVLQNSSQETPFFQSRPLSNFRIIATAGHDLYEDVLNGAFREELFFLLNTASIDTIPLRERRKDIPLLMEHFFQNLFHDTNLRLKDIISPSLMDFLLSYDYPGNVQELLNLTRFFFTNYAAHPLILSQLPSYIRKRLKKPLSGQSAVKNSILSLIAASPRIGRSGIKEVLTLRGTVLSEGKLRSILKELSDEGLIKINRTRGGCEITELGMTLL
- a CDS encoding GntR family transcriptional regulator; translation: MGGTENNQEDTIYDVLRSDILDLKLRPGMIFSIKDISESYEVGRTPVRDALISLSKEGLITFLPQRGTMISKIDYDKVRNERFLRICVEENVMLEFMAVCNLKAITALEMSLDRQEQLEKKKDIRGFLAEDMYFHSIFYDGANKGYCNDILAANSGHYRRIRMLAMADSGIEPGVVKQHREMVDAILAKDSERLHGVLNHHLNRLVSKEWPLVSKYPDLFDRESQEIRREPAGLGIDFLVDTKLKYHA
- a CDS encoding ABC transporter permease, whose product is MLKFTYRRVLGTIPTLIIVITFVFFFVRMIPGDPARLVAGEQATQQDVEAVRVQLGLDRPIAVQYIRYIGGLLKGDLGNSLRTKRPVSVEIGARYWNTLVLTATSLIWSTLAGVFFGVWSGKNRGKWQDYTGMTVAVSGISLPAFWVGFLLIMIFAVKLRWFPTTGAGKFKNLVLPSITLGISIAAVIARFTRSSVIEVLKEDYIRTARAKGLKEKAVTWRHAFRNSMISVVTVVGLQFGYLLGGSVVTEAVFAYPGLGSLLIESVNYRDYPAIQSLILIFSLQFIIINLVVDILYAILNPEIKLG
- a CDS encoding ABC transporter permease subunit, translating into MAEKKEIKKGSDIKTPVSEMVRKFRRQKNAVTALVFVLFLAILALVGPVLAPYGINEYDYSSILEGPGPAHFFGTDEFGRDLFSRILCGARISLSIGLLAVTAGAVCGTILGLMGGYYGGMIDSVIMRVCDTLFAFPGIILAIAIVAILGSGLYNVVIAVAVFSTPTFARLVRGRTLSLKNMVFVHAARNLGASDARILFKHILPGAVPDIIVQYTMSIGSSILTASSLSFLGMGAQPPTPEWGLLLSNGRTYMMTSVHTTLFPGLAIFLTVLSFNILGDGLRDALDPKLTD
- a CDS encoding ABC transporter ATP-binding protein, producing the protein MEEKRNILEIKNLHTYFYIDSGIIKSVDGVDIELKEGATLGIVGESGSGKSVTALSVMGLLMGTRGRIVGGDIILDGRDIVRIKEEERRKLRGGKISMIFQEPMTSLNPVMKIGRQLTECVLQHENISRKEAYKKAEDMLRTTGVPRVERMMKEYPFQLSGGQRQRVMIAMALVCKPQVLIADEPTTALDVTIQAQILDLMNNLKKETGTSILFITHDLGVVAETCDEVAVMYCGRVVEKGDVRSIFAAPAHPYTRGLLASIPKLGVSVDELESIPGNVPNPRFMPEGCKFAPRCSQAFDRCRKEEPGFFLMGGGHVSRCWLCEGKGGEDK
- a CDS encoding ABC transporter substrate-binding protein, which gives rise to MKRGWLTLWTAAMLTASMTLLTACGSSSGTQKESGGTSASEAAETTAGAEGDSVSQDMDVTAAVRVDFTTMDPMDTSDTLSGGIQRMMMDGLFGFDDEMKIYPMLATGYEANEDATEFTITLREGISFTDGAPWNAEAAIANFTKWGDKTLGLKRTTFLCNTLDHVDKVDDYTIKVTLTSPFGAFINNLAHPACVIMSPKQIEAGPQVCAQAPVGTGQYKFVEWVAGDHLTLELNKDWWGYDPDISGGTALADRDAGFKTITFKPVGEDATRVAMIQSGDAQIIWPAPTESVEALKTDSNVTVNQGEGIVVWYFMMNNQKAPFNDVRVRRAVSYAINKEAYVQVVMNGLGTPATSIIGPAVQYYKGNDPLAYDPAKAKELLAEAGYPDGFTTTLMYQNTSANQKKAEFYKQQLAEAGINLELNGMESAIVNEKVQGATGPGSEVEVECYLSGWSPSTGDADWGIRPLLARESQPPMSYNMCYYENEELEECIKAGLQSADDSVRREAYAKAQDIIWEDVPLVCVSLDYNTWVTGSKLSGVKIYPDGAINMKNAKMTK
- a CDS encoding ABC transporter ATP-binding protein, translating into MTENLLTVKDMKIYYPVSGRKFGKTEYVKAVDGVSFEAKTGEVFGIVGESGCGKSTLGRGICMLEEPTSGEIILDGENISGYNSRQMRPVRKKVQMVFQDPYASLNPRMSVFDIIAEPLVIHGLTSSKEERKDRVLGLLRKVGLDDYHANRYPHEFSGGQRQRIGIARALAVEPRLIIADEPVSALDVSIQAQVLNLLNQLKKEFSLTYIFVAHDLNVVEHISDRVGVMYLGNFVEAGVKEKLYKHPLHPYTQALLSAVPVPDPEVKRERIILEGSIPSALNPPDGCKFHTRCPKCMSICSMKAPDRYQADEDHYVYCHLYDDKTGKK